The genomic region CACTCCGGTTGAAGAGACTCAAACCATCAATGCAGAAGTAACTGAAGAGATTCAGGCTGAAGTTGAACCGGTGGTTGAAGTTGAAGCTGAAGCCGAAGTTGAAGCATTGACTAATGTGGAAACTGAGGTGAAAGCTGAAGTGGAAACTGAAAAGGTACCTGAACCAATTCAGGAAAAACCTGAAGAGCCAGTTGAAGAAGAAGCAAAACCAAAACCGGCATTCAGGGAAACTCCAAAAGCACCGCTCACCCCTGCTGATGATTTCGACTGGAATGCAACCGGAAAGATGGAACAGGCTTATTCGGCAGATGAACGCAGAAAACTCGAAGATCTTTACAACAAGACTTTCAGCACTATTGCCGAGCATGAGGTTGTTGAAGGAACCATCTCCGGCATCACCGACCGTGAAATCGTTGTAAATATCGGTTTTAAATCCGACGGTGTGATCCCAAAAGGGGAACTCAGGTACAATCCTGATGCAAAAGTGGGTGACAAAATCGAAGTGTATGTTGAAAGCCAGGAAGACCAGACCGGTCAGTTGTTGCTTTCGCACAAAAAGGCAAGGATTCTCAAGTCATGGGAGCGTGTAAACCAGGCTTTTGAAACCGAAGAGATCATCAAAGGTTACGTGAAAAGCAGAACCAAAGGTGGCTTAATCGTAGACATCTTCGGCATTGAGGCTTTCCTCCCGGGTTCGCAAATTGACGTGAAACCCATCCGCGACTATGATATCTATGTGGATAAAGTAATGGAATTCAAGGTTGTAAAAATCAACCACGAGTATAAAAATGTTGTGGTGTCGCACAAAGCACTCATCGAACGCGAACTGGAACAACAAAAAGCCGAAATCATTTCAAGACTCGAAAAAGGCCAGGTACTCGAAGGAACAGTCAAGAACATCACTACTTACGGGGTATTTATTGACCTGGGCGGTGTTGATGGTCTTATTCACATCACCGATCTCTCATGGGGACGTATCAACCATCCTGAAGAAATCGTGGAACTCGATCAGAAGATCAAGGTGGTTATCCTCGACTTCGACGACAGCAAAAAACGTATTGCCCTCGGCCTCAAGCAACTTACTCCACACCCATGGGACGCTCTTGAAGAGGGGCTGAAAGTAGGTGACAAAGTGAAAGGAAAAGTTGTTGTCATCGCTGACTACGGCGCATTTGTAGAGATTCATCCGGGAGTAGAAGGCCTCTTGCACGTTTCCGAAATGTCGTGGTCGCAGCACCTGCGCACTGCACAGGATTTCCTGAAAGTAGGCGACGAAGTAGAAGCTGTGATCCTCACCCTCGACCGCGAAGAGCGTAAGATGTCACTGGGGATGAAACAACTCATACCGGATCCATGGGAAAATATTAAAGGCCGTTATCCGGTTGGGTCAAAACACACTGCTTCAGTGCGTAACTTTACCAACTTCGGTATCTTTGTCGAACTTGAAGAAGGCGTTGACGGACTGATCCACATTTCTGACCTCTCATGGTCGAAGAAGATCAAACATCCGGCTGAATTCACCAAAGTTGGAGAGCAAATCGAAGTTGTCGTGCTTGATGTTGATGAAGAAAACCGCCGCCTGAGCCTTGGTCACAAGCAACTTGAGGAAAATCCATGGGATGTTTTCGAAAGTGTGTTTACAGTTGGTTCAATCCACAAAGGCACCATCAGTGTTCCAACCGACAAAGGTATGATCGTTACCATGCCTTATGGTGTTGAAGGTTTTGCACCCTCACGCCACCTGCAGAAGGAAAACGGCGCCTATGCAACAACTGATGAAACCCTTGATTTCAAGGTGATCGAATTTTCGAAAGAAAATAAAAAGATCATCCTCTCCCATGCAAGGGTTTACCAGGATCTCCAGCAGGCCGAAAAAGCCAAGGAAGACAAAGAACAGCAAAA from Bacteroidales bacterium harbors:
- the rpsA gene encoding 30S ribosomal protein S1 — encoded protein: MINEQEKVNQEPEDQLDPIQEATPVEETQTINAEVTEEIQAEVEPVVEVEAEAEVEALTNVETEVKAEVETEKVPEPIQEKPEEPVEEEAKPKPAFRETPKAPLTPADDFDWNATGKMEQAYSADERRKLEDLYNKTFSTIAEHEVVEGTISGITDREIVVNIGFKSDGVIPKGELRYNPDAKVGDKIEVYVESQEDQTGQLLLSHKKARILKSWERVNQAFETEEIIKGYVKSRTKGGLIVDIFGIEAFLPGSQIDVKPIRDYDIYVDKVMEFKVVKINHEYKNVVVSHKALIERELEQQKAEIISRLEKGQVLEGTVKNITTYGVFIDLGGVDGLIHITDLSWGRINHPEEIVELDQKIKVVILDFDDSKKRIALGLKQLTPHPWDALEEGLKVGDKVKGKVVVIADYGAFVEIHPGVEGLLHVSEMSWSQHLRTAQDFLKVGDEVEAVILTLDREERKMSLGMKQLIPDPWENIKGRYPVGSKHTASVRNFTNFGIFVELEEGVDGLIHISDLSWSKKIKHPAEFTKVGEQIEVVVLDVDEENRRLSLGHKQLEENPWDVFESVFTVGSIHKGTISVPTDKGMIVTMPYGVEGFAPSRHLQKENGAYATTDETLDFKVIEFSKENKKIILSHARVYQDLQQAEKAKEDKEQQKVQRTTKSAVKKIKDTLEVTTFGDIGGLAELKSEMEQEAREKLEEYAKKQEKKESKKAKAKEDVVIAKTPAEESVPEVAEVTEVKEEVVEVSEAKVVETPAEEQKAEVAEAKVTEAKVAESKKEVIESNELPFDKEEEKSEKA